AATATTTTGGGCTGAATCCAAAATTCCTGATTCCTTTATTAATCCGTTGGCTGAAGCCAACGGCAATTCATAATTCGGAAATTATCAACTTCATTTCATTTTTTTATTAACCCATTATCTCATTAACCCCTTAGCATATTATTATCCCATTATCCTGAAATAATAAAAGATTAATTATTTGGGCGAAAGCCCAAAATTCTGTTTGTCCCATCTATCCGTTGGCTAAAGCCAACGTCAATTCATAATTCGGAAATTATCAACTTCCCTTTATTTCATTTTTTTATTATCTCATTATCTCATTATCCCATTATCCCATTATCCCATTATCCCATTATCCCATTATCCCATTAGCATATTATCCCATTAGCATATTATCCCATTATCATATTATCCAAAACATACTTAAGAATTTTTTCGTGGTCAAATGCCAGCGAGGGAAGTTCATGTAGAGGGAACCAACGGGCTTCTGTGGCATCATCACCACTAACAACCTGTGTAGTTTTGTCATCTACAAATCCCAGAAATGCAATGGAAAGAGTTCTGCCCCGCGGGTCGCGATGGGGGTCGTCAAATACCCTGATTTGCTCGAGATGCTTTACCGCGACTCCTGTTTCCTCCTTCAATTCCCGTTTGGCAGCGGCTTCAAGAGTTTCCGCCACTTCCATATAACCACCCGGGAAGGCCCATCTGCCCTGAAAAGGTTCATGGCCACGGAGCACCAGTAAAATTTTGGAATCCCTGCCATTTCCCGACAATATAACACAATCAACTGTAACCGAAGGCCGGGGATATTTATAAGAATAAGGCATTTTTACATTTTTTCTTCGTCATCTCATTTTTTCTTCGTCATCTATGAACTCATCATTTTTCCCGTTAAAATCATCATCATCATGACCATCTTTATCTTTAGGCTCTATCATCTTCAAAAAGAACAAGATGACAGCCACTACTGCAATAAAAATGAATAAGCGAAGAAAATGATTGAAGATATACATGGCAGCGTTATTTTAGGATTACAACAATCCTATTCAAAGTTATAAAAATAAAGTCATCCGGCAAAGGTTATATGATCTTTTTTATCCATTGGAGATGATGCGAATATTCATGGGTTTCGACATTTAATATTCCCGCATGGTCAATAAAATCTATCCTTACCCGCCCCGAAGCATGAATAATTCTGCCGTTTCCAAGCAACAGGCCTACATGAACAGTTTTTCCGCCAGCATTGGCAAAAAAGGCCAAATCACCGGGCAAAGCTTCTTCGGGAACCTTGACCTCCTCACCTAATTTAGCCTGCACGCTTGCATCACGGGGAATAACTATACCGCTTAACTTATAAACCACCTGTGTAAATCCGGAACAATCAATTCCCATAGGGCCTCTTCCCCCCCATAAATATGGAGAGCGCAAGTATTTCATGGCATCTGCCACAATTGACTGTCTCAGGTTTTTTTCCTCAACAACCGGATGAACCTCCCCTTCAGTAAGCAAAAAAGGATCATCTCCCAACTTAAAAGTTCTTTCCTTTTCTGAATAAAAAGGAAGTGAACTGCCAATGGGCACCGTAAAACTGCTACCCGTCTCCATCAGTTTCACCGTATTATAAATGCATGAAGTATAACGAAGTCCGGGTTGACCCGTCTGCAGTATTTTATCAGCTTCAATCCGTTGCGTCATCCTTATATCCAGCCAGCCTTCATAACCGTCATATTCTAAAACAACATGACACCAGTTCTTTCGCTGTTCGAGTATTCTGAAACATTCCCCAAACAATATCTGGCTTACCATCTCACTTCTGTGTTCAGGTTCCCTGCGCAAAGGAATCACACTGACATTTGCTATTGCATATTCCATCTGTGACTTTTCTTAATTTATAACAAAGCTACAAGATTTTTTCAACTACCAGAAATAATGACTAATGTATATTTTTATTTCAACATATTGCAAAAATTGTATATTTGCAATTAACTCAGTTCTTTTCGAATGAGTATAATTAATCGCAGGATTTATCCTGTTTGCTATTTTTTTCCTGCATTTTTTGCGTCTGCAAACAAGTTCTTTTCCTGCGTTCTTAAGATAAAAAGATGTTAAAAAATATATACAATTTTTTTAAAAAGAATAAAAAACAGATTATCCGGCTTTTGCTTTTTGCAATAAGCGCTGTCATTATTTTATTGCTTATTCCTCATGAAGGCAAGTTCAGCTTCGAATTCCAAAAAGGGAAACCCTGGATGCATGAAGATTTAATTGCCCCTTTCGATTTCCCTATTTACAAGACCACTGAAGAATTAAAAATTGAAAAGGACAGCCTTCTTAGAGATTACAAACCTTATTTCCTCTATCAGGAAGAAGTAGGGAAAGAACAAATTAACAACTACACCATTGCCTTTGATAAGTTATGGAATCAATTTATATCAAAAACATCGGAAGTTCCAGGGGAAACAGAAAAGGATTATCGCTTGTTACTTTCCAACAAAAAGGAATACAATGATTTTGGGTACAATTTGCTTCTCCATGTGTATTTAAAAGGCATTGTTGAAATTTCAGACCTGGATGAGGAAGACAATGAAGAAAAAACCATCTTTTTAATCCGGAATAAAATAGCGACAGAACAGGCTTATTCTGAAATTTTCACTCAAAAAACAGCATACGAGTATGTTAGCCAACAGATAAAAAAACAGTTCAGCAAAGAAAGCCTGGGAATGACCTTCTTTAAAGAATTGAAATTAAATAACTACATCCTGCCAAACCTGATTTACGACAAGGAAACTTCGAACAGCATCAAACAAAACATGATCAGCAACATGTCGCTGACACGAGGGATGGTCCAATCGGGTGAAAGGATTATTTCTAAAGGTGAATTGGTGAGCGGGAACCGTTATCAGATTCTTGAATCCCTAAAACATGAATACGAATCGCGGATGGGGGAATCATCAAGCTATATCCTTATTTTGCTGGGACACATGATACTCATCGGTTTTTCCTTAACCATCATCTATCTGTTTTTGAAAAAATTCAGGCCCGGGGTATTAAAAAACCTTTCCCAGATTTCCTTCATTCTCTTCCTGATTGTTCTTTCCGTGGCTATTGCAAGTGTCACCTTAAAACTAAAAGCCATCAATTTTTATATCCTGCCTTTTGCCATCATTCCCATTATTTTAAGAACATTCTATGATGAACACCTGACCTTTTTCATCAATGTGATTATTTTATT
This genomic interval from Bacteroidota bacterium contains the following:
- a CDS encoding NUDIX hydrolase — its product is MPYSYKYPRPSVTVDCVILSGNGRDSKILLVLRGHEPFQGRWAFPGGYMEVAETLEAAAKRELKEETGVAVKHLEQIRVFDDPHRDPRGRTLSIAFLGFVDDKTTQVVSGDDATEARWFPLHELPSLAFDHEKILKYVLDNMIMG
- a CDS encoding C40 family peptidase — protein: MEYAIANVSVIPLRREPEHRSEMVSQILFGECFRILEQRKNWCHVVLEYDGYEGWLDIRMTQRIEADKILQTGQPGLRYTSCIYNTVKLMETGSSFTVPIGSSLPFYSEKERTFKLGDDPFLLTEGEVHPVVEEKNLRQSIVADAMKYLRSPYLWGGRGPMGIDCSGFTQVVYKLSGIVIPRDASVQAKLGEEVKVPEEALPGDLAFFANAGGKTVHVGLLLGNGRIIHASGRVRIDFIDHAGILNVETHEYSHHLQWIKKII
- a CDS encoding HDIG domain-containing protein — protein: MLKNIYNFFKKNKKQIIRLLLFAISAVIILLLIPHEGKFSFEFQKGKPWMHEDLIAPFDFPIYKTTEELKIEKDSLLRDYKPYFLYQEEVGKEQINNYTIAFDKLWNQFISKTSEVPGETEKDYRLLLSNKKEYNDFGYNLLLHVYLKGIVEISDLDEEDNEEKTIFLIRNKIATEQAYSEIFTQKTAYEYVSQQIKKQFSKESLGMTFFKELKLNNYILPNLIYDKETSNSIKQNMISNMSLTRGMVQSGERIISKGELVSGNRYQILESLKHEYESRMGESSSYILILLGHMILIGFSLTIIYLFLKKFRPGVLKNLSQISFILFLIVLSVAIASVTLKLKAINFYILPFAIIPIILRTFYDEHLTFFINVIILLFIGFIAPNGFEFILINVIVGTVAIFSLTNLYRRAKLVLTALLIIFTYCLIYFGISILQEGSLAKIEGQNFVWFGINGLLILLSYPLIFVFEKIFGFLSDTTLMELTDINQPLLRKLADAAPGTFQHSLQVANLAEEAIIQIGGNPLLVRAGALYHDIGKIDRPLYFIENQNTMINPHDNLEFEESANIIISHVQHGVEIASKYRLPGAITDFIKTHHGTSTVHYFYRSFIKKYPEKEAERSKFTYPGPKPFSKETAIVMMADSVEAASKSLKIADERNIDELVEEIISRQVKDGQFINTNITFRDITEIKTLFKQKLQNIYHARIAYPK